In the Zingiber officinale cultivar Zhangliang chromosome 5A, Zo_v1.1, whole genome shotgun sequence genome, caaatttaattaaaaatttagaattaaataataatttagttaatagtaataattttactttgaaaaattcaattaaaaatctcaataatttaattaataattcaaatataaatttagataataattcaaagttaattaataaaattaataaaagaaataaataaattaatctagatctagataaaattaactaTAATCCTGAtaaagttttctttttatttgactaagataactccaataattcaaacaaaaatttagatttaattaattcaaaaaaatctgaatttaaataaattaaataataaaaatcttaaaaatttataaataaataataatttaattaattcaagcaTTAAGATAAGTGCGAATGAAGAAGTCaatataaatctatataaaattaataaatttcttaataaaatatttgatattcTAGATAATCTAAATCTAGAAATTtctataaaaaataaagataaattaattaatttgaaattattaaaAAGTTTAATCTTAAGGATAGTTCTATAAGTAAAACTagtctaataaattcaattaaataaaatataaatataaatatgaattcAATCACTGAGATAAAATCAAAATGAAATcatacaaatttaaaatttaaaattaataaaaatgtaaatattaaagataagatCTTAAACATAAATAATttaacaatttcaaaattaaaaattaacaaaaatttaaatactaaagataatCTTTTAAACAAAggcaattcaaacaatttatcaaattcaaaatttaaaattaataaaaatttaaatattaaagataatcttttaaaaaaagataatttatccaatttaataattttaaaatttaaaatttaaaaaatttaaatattaaagataatatttaaaataaagataatttaacaaattcaaccaattcaaaactaaaagcaaatttaaatcttaagtacattttttttaatagagataatttaaccaacttaattaatttgaaattaaaaacctaaattaaaacttaaacacctaattaaacttaattaaatctaaacttaattaaacttaaccaAACCAAAGTATGAGTTCCAAAACTTATCTAACCGAGCaagtagaataaaataaatattatgtacataaaaatgaaattcattatATAAATAGAAAACAAAGGTTTTATGATTCAAGGGGAGGCACCAACTTAGTAGGAACCTCAAGAATATAGCCTATCCACTTGGGTAATTAGGGCTAGATAGGAAAGAAATAATTTGATTCTTAGCTTGTCTGACATAGTACCAGAGTCGGGCGAGATGATAGTGTTAGGAAAGCTTGGTCTATGGAGTCAAGTAGGGTAAGACATACCCTGCTCGGTTTATTTAGATAAGTGAAATTAACTGAAGTTAACTCGTCACATCTTAGACTAATTAGACCAAAAATTTTCAATAGGAAGATTAAatgtctaatttttttaaaagggtTTATTTAGAAGAGATGGTTGCTCAGATACTCAAACGACCCCTATATGCCGCCACATtctaaaagataatttttaaaatatatatttaattaattgatggATGAATATGTTAAATTATCTttacaataaaaatttaactaaacatctcacaaaactataagaGTACTTTGGTTGAAAACTTAAGATGGGTGAGATGAATAATTTAACTAAAAGATCAAATTCAGATAAAATCAAagtattatttaaacttaattaaaatttaattaaaactaaattaaaaatatttattttatcagtaaacttaattaaaaataaaccttaattaaaattttaaattttaaaaaaactttaaattaattaaatattatttgttttaaattaattaaatatttaaaatttaactttaaattaaataaatatttaaacattaattattactttaaattaattaaatatttaaacattaaaCTTTTAAAACCTAGTTAAACttcaattaaaacttaaaattaaattaaattaattaatcctaattaataagTCAATTAATCTGAAATTGAATGATTTGTTAATCAatcttaattaattctaatttaattaatcaagttaagtcaataaTCATTTTTGTTGTGAAATTATATAAGCAATTGTATAGGGAAAGGAAATATTATTaaccttttctctttctctttcttttttctctAATCTTCTTCTTTGCCTTGTGTTTCATTTactcgttttgaggagctagcatcttctcgggtcttatacgggaatacatgctcaaagaatgagatatttcttgattctattatcgagttcttgtgtatctccagtacagatccaataaatatgcactttcacattcgtaaatatttgtaagatggttgtcttccattccacaactcataagggctcttcttttctttcagggcaccttatttaaatgccttgtgtttcatttactcgttttgaggagctagcatcttctcgggtcttatacgggaatacatgctcaaagaatgagacatttctcgattctattatcgagttctcgTGTATCTCCAGTacaatccaataaatatgcactttcacattcgtaaatatttgtaagatggttgtcttccattccacaactcataaggactTTTATTTTCTTTCAGGGCACCttattccacaactcataagggctcttattttCTTtcagggcaccttatttaaaaggttcACTGCACCTCATTTTTATAAAGAACAAATTTTTCACGTGTTGGCAGGTTGGCcttggggttcttccgtttcgagctttgaccgtgctcgaccataTTGGCTTTCTCCAACACGTTTGGATTTTCATTGAGGAGCTAAGGTCTGCATTTAACATCCATATTGGCTTTCTCCAACACGTTTGGATTTTCATTGAGGAGCTAAGGTCTGCATTTAACATAGATTCCTTAAAATATCGTAcacaagtcaacttggttcaatgcaatccaagccctagatttgcatttccttgcGCACCCACACACAAGAGTAAGCTTCTACTCAATCATTTGTTCACAATATACATGATTGAGAAACAATATAAACCAATTATTAAGTCTTGAaactttcaatgtgggactaaaatccCATGTACAATGAAGTCTCCTTCATCCACTCCACTTtccattcatattttttttccccAACAAAACTAACACGTGTAACACTCATACATTTTATCTTGTGATGTTTTGCACAGATTGAAGAGATGAAATTAtcaaacttttttattttatgaaatttttgtatATTTTGTTGAACTCAAATTGCTAGTAGTTGAACTGGGAAATGCGTGGTAGATTGAATAAGGGTAGAAGTATGAACTTTTTATTTTcatccatttttatttttttctagtagttgatttttttttatttttattattattatttttgttttttgcAAATGTATGCTACGGAAAGATTGCTGGGAATATATATTTTTGGCAAATGTTGCTGCTAAAAGATTGTCcgaactgtttttttttttttcgaattggGAAATATAATGGCAGATTAAAGATGGCAGATTGAAGCAAGGTGGCAATATGAACtttttattttcatcaatttttattttttttctagcagttgatttttttttttttgcaaatgtaTGCTACGGAAAGATTGCTGGGAATATATATTTTTGGCAAATGTTACTGCTAAAAGATTGTCAGTAGCtgaactgttttttttttttttgaattgggAAATATAATGGCAGATTAAAGATGGCAGATTGAAGCAAGGTGGCAATATGAacttttttattttcattcatttttgtttgtttttatgaATTATTAAATGAAATATTAGCTAAACTTTTAACCAGCTAAACTTGGATGTTAGGTGTTGTATTTTATATGTTTCAAAACATATAAGCTAGAGATCCTCTATTTTATTATAAATGACTGAACATTTATTGtccttaatttttattttgtccagattttaatttattttgtctaaattatttgaattgaaaaTGGGTATTGTATTTTTATTCTATATTTATATTATTGATGCATTTGTcactttatttattttattttatgtaatTTAGTATCTTTTTAATAATTCAATCCATTCATAAATCaactaacttaaattaaatttatatagtTCTAAGAATCTCAACGAATAAATAATTTGAATTCGAATTAATTGTGTCTAATtcgttcaaattttgaaattcgaaTTAGAATGGTATATATATATTTCGTGCTCAAAtctaaatattaatattttcataATATTCGATTCATACGTTTGTACCCTAACATGGATCATGTGACCACAGCTAAGGCTCTGTCTTCTCAATATCACACCGTTCAACTCGCGTTGACCGCAAATGTATTTTCCTATAAGGATTTTATTTGTTATCAGTAGTACTCCATCGGCGATCCTGGACAGCTGTCGTCGGAAGCATCATGGCTGTGGGTGCTGATGGTGGACGGCGGTGGCACGTAAGGCGGCAAGGCGCATCGCAACAGCGCCCAGTTGACGCCATGAAAGAAAGGGTGGCGCTTGATAGCGGCGGCGCCCATTGTGGAGCCAAGGCGTAGCTCGGGGTCCTTCACGAGAAGGCAGGCTATGAGATCCCTGGTCGCTGCGGATATGGGAGGCTCCTTGGGGAACTCTAGCGCCCGGGCGACGATGTTGGCGAGCGTCAGCTCGTGGTCAGGGCCCTTGAAGGGCGTCACGCCGTAGAGTAGCTCGAAGACGAACACACCTAGCGTCCACCAGTCCACGGTGCTGCCATGACCCTCTCCGGAGACGATCTCCGGCGCCAGGTACTCGTGAGTCCCCACGAAGGACATCGACCGGATGTCTACGGGTTCGGCCACGAACTCCAGGCATGGCCCACGGGAACAGTTCGGCCTCTTCTTACGCCTGCGTTTAGGCGGGTGGAAGCAAGAGACGGCGGGCACGATGCAGCCGGGGATGATGCAGGACGCGACAGAGAACTCTCCCCCTCCGCCCCCCACTGACTGCTCCACCGCCGGAGGGATCGGGTTTTGGTGAGTGATGACTTGCGCAGCGGAGGCGTTGGTAGAGTCGCCCTTGAGGGAGAGGTCGAAGTCGGTGAGCATGATGTGGCCATCTCCGCGGACGAGGATGTTTTCGGGCTTGAGGTCTCTGTAGATGATGCCCATCATGTGCAAGTACTCCATGGCCGCCACCACCTCCGACGCATAGAACCTGCAACGCTTTTAAT is a window encoding:
- the LOC121980449 gene encoding serine/threonine-protein kinase D6PK-like, with the translated sequence MPDDDLHSMSFGSSDRSGLSPLSTSLSLASSSSSSSSSSGSVHKAHPTGDPILDTIRRLNSSSGGCGRGGNLLSMSDLRLVRRLGSGDIGSVYLAELKCPGAEGLPLAAKMMDKKELEGRSKERRAKTEREILEAVDHPFLPRLYACAEDDRWSCLLTEFCPGGDLHLLRQRQPSKRFDEATVRFYASEVVAAMEYLHMMGIIYRDLKPENILVRGDGHIMLTDFDLSLKGDSTNASAAQVITHQNPIPPAVEQSVGGGGGEFSVASCIIPGCIVPAVSCFHPPKRRRKKRPNCSRGPCLEFVAEPVDIRSMSFVGTHEYLAPEIVSGEGHGSTVDWWTLGVFVFELLYGVTPFKGPDHELTLANIVARALEFPKEPPISAATRDLIACLLVKDPELRLGSTMGAAAIKRHPFFHGVNWALLRCALPPYVPPPSTISTHSHDASDDSCPGSPMEYY